One Glaciihabitans arcticus DNA window includes the following coding sequences:
- the glyA gene encoding serine hydroxymethyltransferase, which yields MAEVDPEIAAVLEQELGRQRGTLEMIASENFVPRAVLESQGSVLTNKYAEGYPGRRYYGGCEFVDVAESLAIFRAKSLFGAAYANVQPHSGASANAAVLAAIASPGDKILGLELAHGGHLTHGMKLNFSGKLYEAHAYGVDPQSYLVDMDVVREKALELRPQVLIAGWSAYPRQLDFAAFRAIADEVGATLWVDMAHFAGLVAAGLHPNPVQHAHVTSSTVHKTIGGPRSGFILNNDLELQKKINSNVFPGQQGGPLMHVIAAKATAFKLAGEPEFKDRQERTIRGAQILAERLTAPDAKEAGIDVLTGGTDVHLVLVDLRNSAIHGQDAEDILHSVGITVNRNAVPFDPRPPMTPSGVRIGTPALATRGFGDAEFTEVADIIATALKPAPDVAALRDRVLKLTDGFPLYEGLTSPGSWK from the coding sequence TTGGCTGAAGTCGATCCCGAGATCGCGGCGGTGCTCGAGCAGGAGCTCGGCCGCCAGCGCGGAACCCTCGAGATGATCGCGAGCGAGAACTTCGTGCCACGCGCCGTGCTCGAGTCGCAGGGCTCGGTGCTCACCAACAAGTACGCCGAGGGCTACCCCGGACGCCGTTACTACGGCGGATGCGAATTCGTGGACGTCGCCGAGTCGCTCGCCATCTTCCGCGCGAAGAGCCTGTTCGGTGCCGCGTACGCGAACGTGCAGCCGCACTCCGGAGCCTCCGCCAACGCGGCAGTGCTCGCGGCCATCGCCAGCCCCGGCGACAAGATCCTCGGCCTCGAGCTCGCTCACGGCGGACACCTCACCCACGGCATGAAGCTCAACTTCTCCGGCAAGCTGTACGAGGCGCACGCCTACGGCGTCGACCCGCAGAGCTACCTCGTCGACATGGACGTCGTGCGCGAGAAGGCCCTCGAGCTGCGCCCGCAGGTGCTCATCGCCGGGTGGAGCGCCTACCCCCGCCAGCTCGACTTTGCGGCGTTCCGCGCCATCGCCGACGAGGTCGGCGCCACCCTGTGGGTCGACATGGCACACTTCGCCGGTCTCGTCGCGGCGGGCCTCCACCCGAACCCCGTGCAGCACGCCCACGTGACCTCGTCGACGGTGCACAAGACCATCGGCGGTCCGCGCTCGGGCTTCATCCTGAACAACGACCTTGAGCTTCAGAAGAAGATCAACTCGAACGTCTTCCCCGGCCAGCAGGGCGGACCGCTGATGCACGTCATCGCGGCGAAAGCCACGGCGTTCAAGCTCGCCGGCGAGCCCGAATTCAAGGACCGCCAGGAGCGCACCATCCGCGGCGCGCAGATTCTCGCCGAGCGCCTCACCGCGCCCGACGCCAAGGAAGCCGGCATCGACGTGCTGACCGGTGGCACCGACGTGCACCTCGTGCTCGTCGACCTGCGCAACTCGGCCATCCACGGCCAGGACGCCGAAGACATCCTGCACTCGGTCGGCATCACGGTGAACCGCAACGCGGTTCCCTTCGACCCGCGCCCGCCGATGACCCCCTCGGGCGTGCGCATCGGAACTCCCGCGCTCGCGACCCGTGGCTTCGGCGATGCCGAGTTCACCGAGGTGGCCGACATCATCGCCACCGCGCTGAAGCCTGCCCCGGATGTCGCGGCTCTCCGCGACCGTGTACTCAAGCTCACGGATGGGTTCCCGCTGTACGAGGGCCTGACGTCGCCGGGCTCCTGGAAGTGA
- a CDS encoding glutaminase: MTALADLLAEAIADLEGLPDESLGVWRQSRGIGRLRAAPTLQPAGRAWRLGVLLIDRQGNLYATGEVTRAIEPQIAVTSRTLLAEERREIRRAAARGKFPEGEVVNHSYTPIDVDELARAGASGPLLISDGIVRVRWKAGDGTRPLDAYLRERIGLLREG; encoded by the coding sequence GTGACCGCGCTCGCCGACCTCCTCGCCGAGGCCATCGCCGACCTCGAGGGCTTGCCCGACGAATCGCTCGGCGTCTGGAGGCAGTCGCGGGGGATCGGACGGCTGCGCGCCGCGCCCACCCTGCAGCCCGCCGGACGCGCCTGGCGACTGGGGGTGCTGCTCATCGACCGGCAGGGCAACCTCTACGCGACCGGCGAGGTGACCCGGGCGATCGAGCCGCAGATCGCCGTCACCAGTCGCACGCTGCTCGCGGAGGAGCGCCGCGAGATCCGCCGCGCCGCCGCACGCGGCAAGTTTCCGGAAGGCGAGGTCGTGAACCACTCGTACACGCCGATCGACGTCGACGAGTTGGCACGAGCCGGGGCATCCGGACCACTTCTGATTTCGGACGGCATCGTGCGAGTGCGCTGGAAGGCGGGAGACGGAACAAGGCCGCTCGACGCCTACCTGCGCGAGCGGATCGGACTGCTGCGCGAGGGCTGA
- a CDS encoding family 20 glycosylhydrolase: MTLIVPAPVSSTPGLGAAFGLGPATRVQFHGSGAEPVARYLGNLLELPVVEGDEAGSSVIQLTITPGERVGAYDLAIDVDAVTISADDPSGLFYGAQSLRQLLPEGLPVTISDAPRFAYRGAMLDVARHFFPVADVKRYIDAIAQLKLNYLHLHLTDDQGWRLEIDGWPELTAIGASTAVNGDPGGFYTQADYTEIVEYAASRFVTIVPEIDVPGHTNAALVAYPSLGGGSYEPYEGVEVGFSSLAIRSEETYLFLDDVFRQVSAITPGPYLHLGGDESLSTTDEDFLYFAERAAALAASHGKTVIGWHELGRSRALPRGTVGQYWGFTTPEDDSAASTTSFVEQGGSVIFSPADVAYLDMKYADDSRVGVDWARGVTSLEEAASWDPLAIIPDLAESHILGLEAPIWTETLPTIEDVEWLAFPRIAAIAEIAWSPRTAPFDELAPRLAAFARHLDAAGTHYFRAPEVDWLPTSDR, translated from the coding sequence ATGACCTTGATCGTTCCGGCACCTGTCAGCTCCACTCCCGGATTGGGTGCGGCGTTCGGCCTCGGCCCCGCGACCCGCGTGCAGTTCCACGGGAGCGGGGCGGAGCCCGTCGCGCGCTACCTCGGCAACCTGCTCGAGCTGCCGGTGGTCGAGGGGGACGAGGCGGGGAGCAGTGTCATCCAACTCACGATCACACCGGGCGAGCGGGTCGGAGCCTACGACCTGGCCATCGACGTGGATGCCGTGACCATCTCGGCGGATGACCCGAGCGGCCTGTTCTACGGCGCACAGAGCCTGCGCCAGCTGCTGCCCGAGGGGCTTCCGGTCACGATCAGCGATGCACCGCGCTTCGCCTACCGTGGGGCGATGCTCGATGTCGCGCGGCACTTCTTCCCCGTGGCGGACGTGAAGCGCTACATAGACGCAATCGCACAGCTCAAGCTGAACTACCTGCACCTGCACCTCACCGACGACCAGGGCTGGCGCCTCGAGATCGACGGTTGGCCCGAGCTCACCGCCATCGGCGCCTCGACCGCGGTGAACGGCGACCCGGGCGGCTTCTACACGCAGGCCGACTACACGGAGATCGTGGAGTACGCGGCCAGCCGCTTCGTGACGATCGTGCCCGAGATCGACGTGCCCGGCCACACCAATGCGGCGCTGGTCGCTTACCCCTCGCTCGGCGGCGGCAGCTACGAACCGTATGAGGGTGTCGAGGTCGGCTTCAGCTCGCTCGCGATCCGCAGCGAGGAGACCTATCTATTTCTGGATGACGTTTTCCGCCAGGTCTCGGCGATCACGCCCGGGCCGTACCTGCATCTCGGTGGGGACGAATCGCTGTCCACCACCGACGAGGACTTCCTCTACTTCGCCGAGCGCGCTGCAGCCCTCGCTGCGAGCCACGGCAAGACGGTGATTGGCTGGCACGAGCTTGGGCGCAGCCGCGCCCTTCCTCGAGGAACCGTCGGCCAGTACTGGGGCTTCACGACGCCGGAGGACGACTCGGCGGCCTCGACGACGTCCTTCGTGGAGCAGGGCGGCAGCGTCATCTTCTCCCCCGCCGACGTCGCCTACCTCGACATGAAGTACGCGGACGACAGCCGCGTCGGAGTCGACTGGGCGCGCGGTGTGACGTCGCTCGAGGAGGCCGCATCCTGGGACCCGCTCGCGATCATCCCGGACCTCGCCGAGTCGCACATCCTGGGGCTGGAAGCGCCGATCTGGACGGAGACGCTCCCCACCATCGAGGATGTCGAGTGGCTCGCCTTCCCCCGCATCGCCGCGATCGCGGAGATCGCCTGGTCGCCGCGCACGGCCCCCTTCGACGAGCTCGCCCCGCGCCTCGCCGCCTTCGCCCGCCACCTCGACGCGGCCGGCACGCACTACTTCCGCGCGCCCGAGGTCGACTGGCTGCCTACTTCAGACCGCTGA
- a CDS encoding carbohydrate ABC transporter permease: MTEAAVRTRRRARRGGSHAWAHIVLGVGGFLMAFPFLWQIIMSLSTNAEVQSVVPTFWPAEIQWENYATVFERLPFLSQLRTSIVITIIRCIAQIALCTLAGYAFARMHFRGRALVLALVLSILMIPSQVYLISQYQIVQGFGWLNTIAGIVAPGLFSAFGTFLMRTAFLNLPTELEEAARLDGASPVRTFWSVMLPLALPSISVLAITSALWSWNELLWPLVISTYQEQMPLAAGLATLVSDKSNTNYPVIMAASMMAMAPILILFIVLQRRVIDGLAFSGLK, from the coding sequence TTGACTGAGGCAGCCGTGCGCACCCGTCGTCGCGCTCGCCGTGGTGGATCCCACGCCTGGGCGCACATCGTGCTCGGCGTCGGCGGGTTCCTGATGGCGTTCCCGTTCCTCTGGCAGATCATCATGTCCCTCTCCACCAACGCGGAGGTGCAGAGCGTCGTGCCGACGTTCTGGCCGGCCGAGATTCAGTGGGAGAACTACGCGACGGTGTTCGAGCGCCTGCCATTCCTCTCTCAGCTGCGTACTTCGATCGTCATCACGATCATCCGGTGTATCGCCCAGATCGCGCTTTGCACGCTCGCCGGCTATGCCTTCGCGAGGATGCACTTCCGAGGCCGCGCGCTGGTGCTCGCCCTCGTGCTCTCGATCCTCATGATCCCGTCGCAGGTGTACCTCATCTCGCAGTACCAGATCGTGCAGGGCTTCGGCTGGCTGAACACCATCGCGGGAATCGTGGCCCCGGGACTCTTCAGCGCCTTCGGCACGTTCCTCATGCGCACGGCGTTCCTCAACCTGCCGACCGAGCTGGAGGAGGCCGCGCGCCTCGATGGCGCGTCACCGGTGCGCACGTTCTGGAGTGTGATGCTGCCGCTCGCGCTGCCGAGCATCAGTGTGCTCGCCATCACGAGCGCCCTCTGGTCGTGGAACGAGCTGCTCTGGCCGCTCGTCATCTCCACCTACCAGGAGCAGATGCCGCTCGCCGCAGGGCTCGCGACGCTGGTCAGCGACAAGAGCAACACGAACTATCCCGTGATCATGGCGGCCAGCATGATGGCGATGGCGCCGATCCTCATCCTCTTCATCGTGCTGCAGCGGAGGGTGATCGACGGTCTCGCGTTCAGCGGTCTGAAGTAG
- a CDS encoding carbohydrate ABC transporter permease, whose amino-acid sequence MLPLLSGIALFYLWPILQTFYYSFTEWGVFGGSEWTGVDNYVRLVSDPQLYVALGNTLLYTGIVLLGIPIAVYLANLLNLPGLRFASLYRVLFFLPYVAMPTAIAMVWRIIFNGDFGIVNYLLSLVGIDGPYWVSSPGIAIVAVAIVGLWSSLGFSMIVLGAGLKSIAIEYYEAAELDGASRWRQFTSITVPLLSPSIFFVTIITVISSFQLFDLLYAILGSQNAVLPKSLSLVYLFYEAGFITNEKGYAAAIAMVIFVLIGLVTLLQFRLQKRWVSVD is encoded by the coding sequence GTGCTCCCGCTGCTGAGCGGCATCGCGCTGTTCTACCTCTGGCCCATCCTGCAGACGTTTTACTACTCATTCACCGAATGGGGTGTCTTCGGGGGATCCGAGTGGACGGGCGTCGACAACTACGTGCGGCTTGTCTCCGACCCGCAACTGTACGTCGCGCTCGGCAACACCTTGCTCTATACGGGGATCGTGCTGCTGGGCATCCCGATCGCGGTATATCTCGCGAACCTGCTCAACCTGCCGGGCCTGCGATTCGCGAGCCTCTACCGGGTGCTGTTCTTCCTCCCGTACGTCGCGATGCCGACCGCGATCGCCATGGTCTGGCGCATTATCTTCAATGGCGATTTCGGGATAGTGAACTACCTGCTCTCGCTCGTCGGCATCGACGGCCCGTACTGGGTCAGCTCGCCCGGTATCGCCATCGTCGCCGTGGCGATCGTCGGACTGTGGTCGTCGCTCGGCTTCTCGATGATCGTGCTCGGCGCGGGTCTCAAGAGTATCGCGATCGAGTACTACGAGGCGGCCGAGCTGGATGGTGCGTCCCGCTGGAGACAGTTCACCTCGATCACCGTGCCGCTGCTCAGCCCCAGCATCTTCTTCGTCACCATCATCACGGTGATCTCGAGCTTCCAGCTCTTCGACCTGCTCTACGCGATCCTCGGCAGCCAGAACGCGGTGCTGCCGAAGAGCCTCTCGCTCGTCTACCTGTTCTACGAAGCCGGCTTCATCACGAACGAGAAGGGCTACGCGGCCGCGATCGCCATGGTCATCTTCGTGCTCATCGGCCTCGTGACCCTGCTGCAGTTCCGCCTGCAGAAGCGGTGGGTGAGCGTTGACTGA
- a CDS encoding ABC transporter substrate-binding protein, translated as MNSSPQRSVPRRALTGITAAIGVSVLIAGCAAGPAGTTGGDYTPPDKDLKAEITYAFWDATQQDAIQANVDAFNEEYPNIDVNLDVTPWEGYWTKVQTQATSNTLPDLFWLNGPNFQLYASNDKIEPITSLVDGDYIDTANYPESLVDLYNLDGTQYGVPKDFDTIALWYNKDILAQAGVEEPTADWTWDDLAEAAETVSTKLEDKGIYGVAAGMDGQTTYYNTIFQAGGEVITADGVSGYDEAATQDGLQVWTDLIASGASPSIPQLTDTPADQWFTSGKVGMFYSGSWSRGAIGDSPVKDVVDVAPLPQGKEQATVIHGVSNVVAASSKNKQAAQALQAFLASEAAQKQQGDMGAVIPAFNGTQAAFAESYPGVNLQVFLDATEYAKPLPVSKNSAAWNALETKLLPDVFSGATKVADVSKDLAAQMTALLAKE; from the coding sequence ATGAACAGCAGCCCCCAACGCAGCGTTCCGCGCCGCGCGCTCACCGGCATCACCGCCGCGATCGGTGTCTCGGTGCTCATCGCCGGTTGTGCCGCCGGCCCCGCTGGAACGACGGGCGGTGACTACACCCCGCCGGACAAGGACCTGAAGGCCGAGATCACGTACGCGTTCTGGGACGCCACCCAGCAGGACGCGATTCAGGCCAACGTCGACGCGTTCAACGAGGAGTACCCGAACATCGACGTCAACCTCGACGTCACACCGTGGGAGGGCTACTGGACGAAGGTGCAGACCCAGGCCACGAGCAACACGCTGCCGGACCTGTTCTGGCTGAACGGCCCCAACTTCCAGCTCTACGCCTCGAACGACAAGATCGAGCCGATCACCTCCCTCGTTGACGGCGATTACATCGACACCGCGAATTACCCCGAGTCACTCGTCGACCTGTACAACCTCGACGGCACCCAGTACGGGGTTCCCAAGGACTTCGACACGATCGCGCTCTGGTACAACAAGGACATCCTCGCTCAGGCCGGTGTCGAGGAGCCGACCGCCGACTGGACCTGGGACGACCTCGCCGAGGCCGCCGAGACCGTCTCGACGAAGCTCGAGGACAAGGGCATCTACGGGGTCGCCGCAGGTATGGACGGCCAGACGACCTACTACAACACCATCTTCCAGGCCGGTGGCGAGGTCATCACCGCCGACGGAGTATCGGGATACGACGAGGCCGCGACGCAGGACGGCCTGCAGGTCTGGACCGACCTGATCGCGAGCGGTGCATCTCCGTCCATTCCGCAGCTGACCGACACCCCGGCCGACCAGTGGTTCACCTCCGGCAAGGTCGGCATGTTCTACAGCGGCAGCTGGTCGCGCGGTGCGATCGGCGATTCGCCCGTCAAGGACGTGGTGGATGTGGCCCCACTGCCGCAGGGCAAGGAGCAGGCCACCGTCATCCACGGTGTATCCAACGTGGTGGCCGCGAGCAGCAAGAACAAGCAGGCAGCACAGGCACTGCAGGCGTTCCTCGCGAGCGAGGCGGCACAGAAGCAGCAGGGTGACATGGGCGCGGTCATCCCGGCCTTCAATGGCACGCAGGCCGCCTTTGCCGAGTCGTACCCGGGCGTGAACCTGCAGGTGTTCCTCGACGCGACTGAGTACGCGAAGCCGCTCCCGGTGTCGAAGAACAGCGCCGCGTGGAATGCCCTCGAGACCAAACTGCTGCCGGATGTGTTCTCCGGAGCGACGAAGGTCGCGGACGTCAGCAAGGATCTCGCCGCCCAGATGACCGCGCTGCTCGCCAAGGAGTAA
- a CDS encoding 1-phosphofructokinase family hexose kinase, with amino-acid sequence MITVLLLSPSLDVTYRVAEVTVGEIHRPREVLRFPGGKGLNLARAATRLGASARVVAPLGGHVGALVSSLAEAAGVAVLAVPVAGETRSCVTVAGDDGRLTEFYESAAPLHPSEVDEIRQAIGGLDGGAGWTALSGSVPTGVPLHELVDMLRARAEAGDRIALDTHGAALDTLVSELRPQLVKVNRFEASELLGVSAPARELATLLRERSGGTVIVTDGAEGSVAVDEDGAWRATLEFRGAFPVGSGDSYLGGLLAVLDRGGSLGEALAVATGAAAANAAIPGAGEFSLEHANDLADRTVVKQL; translated from the coding sequence ATGATCACCGTTCTGCTCCTCAGCCCCTCGCTCGACGTGACCTACCGGGTCGCTGAGGTCACGGTCGGGGAGATCCATCGTCCGCGCGAGGTGCTTCGATTTCCTGGTGGTAAGGGACTCAACCTCGCGCGGGCCGCAACCCGCCTCGGTGCCTCGGCGCGCGTCGTGGCTCCGCTCGGGGGGCATGTCGGCGCGCTCGTGAGCTCCCTCGCCGAGGCTGCGGGCGTGGCCGTGCTCGCCGTGCCCGTCGCGGGCGAGACGCGCAGCTGCGTGACCGTGGCCGGCGACGACGGCCGCCTCACCGAGTTCTACGAGTCGGCCGCGCCGTTGCATCCCTCAGAGGTCGACGAGATACGGCAGGCGATAGGCGGTCTTGACGGTGGTGCGGGATGGACCGCGCTCTCCGGCAGCGTGCCGACCGGGGTGCCCCTGCACGAGCTCGTCGACATGCTGCGTGCCCGAGCGGAAGCGGGCGACCGCATCGCCCTCGACACCCACGGCGCGGCGCTCGACACCCTGGTCTCCGAGCTGCGCCCGCAGCTGGTCAAGGTGAACCGGTTCGAGGCGAGCGAGCTGCTGGGTGTTTCTGCGCCGGCTCGCGAGCTGGCGACGCTGTTGCGCGAGCGCTCGGGCGGCACGGTGATCGTCACCGACGGTGCCGAGGGCTCAGTCGCGGTGGACGAGGACGGCGCGTGGCGCGCGACACTCGAGTTCCGCGGGGCGTTCCCCGTGGGATCCGGCGACAGCTACCTCGGCGGCCTGCTCGCCGTGCTCGACCGCGGGGGCTCGCTCGGCGAAGCACTCGCGGTTGCGACCGGTGCGGCCGCGGCGAATGCCGCCATCCCGGGTGCCGGCGAATTCTCGCTCGAGCACGCGAATGACCTCGCCGACCGAACCGTTGTGAAGCAGTTGTGA
- a CDS encoding carbohydrate kinase family protein, with the protein MTGSPYPVLVVGDANVDLVLRGDVVPRFGQAEQLLDGAELVLGGSASIVASGLARLGVPTWLAAVVGDDEFGRFTRSALGKSGVQLDAVRVDPINPTGISVILSAPDDRAILTLAGTIPMLTKDDVLAALEVSQARWVHFASPFLMPAFTGVLPELLTELRVRGVGVSLDTNWDPTEDWAGLEGVLPLVDVLLPNRTELEAIAGVFGVTPEGLVDVGTRVVVKDGADGGWSLEAGGSVVRAPGIRLDVVDTTGAGDSFDAGYLAAIAHGVEVEETRLRWATVAGSLSTRASGGTGAQAGLDELREHL; encoded by the coding sequence ATGACCGGCTCGCCCTACCCCGTCCTCGTCGTCGGGGATGCCAACGTCGATCTCGTGCTGCGCGGCGACGTGGTGCCGCGCTTCGGCCAGGCGGAACAGCTCCTCGACGGCGCCGAGCTCGTGCTCGGCGGCAGTGCCTCCATCGTCGCGTCGGGCCTAGCCCGGCTCGGGGTGCCGACCTGGCTGGCGGCCGTCGTCGGCGATGACGAGTTCGGCCGCTTCACCCGCAGCGCGCTCGGCAAGTCGGGCGTGCAGCTGGACGCCGTGCGCGTCGACCCGATCAACCCGACCGGCATCTCGGTCATCCTGTCGGCGCCCGACGATCGCGCCATCCTCACCCTCGCCGGCACCATACCCATGCTGACGAAGGATGACGTGCTGGCTGCACTCGAGGTCTCGCAGGCTCGCTGGGTGCACTTCGCCTCGCCCTTCCTGATGCCCGCGTTCACCGGCGTGCTGCCCGAGCTGCTCACGGAACTCAGGGTGCGCGGCGTCGGCGTGAGCCTCGACACCAACTGGGACCCGACCGAGGACTGGGCGGGTCTCGAAGGAGTGCTCCCGCTCGTCGATGTGCTGCTGCCCAACCGCACCGAGCTCGAGGCGATCGCCGGCGTGTTCGGGGTGACGCCCGAGGGGCTCGTTGACGTCGGAACACGCGTGGTCGTCAAGGACGGTGCCGACGGCGGATGGTCGCTCGAGGCCGGCGGATCGGTGGTGCGGGCGCCGGGCATCCGTCTCGATGTCGTCGACACGACCGGCGCGGGCGACAGCTTCGATGCGGGTTACCTCGCCGCGATCGCCCACGGCGTGGAGGTCGAGGAGACCCGTCTGCGCTGGGCGACGGTCGCCGGCTCGCTCTCGACTCGAGCGTCCGGCGGCACCGGCGCGCAGGCCGGCCTCGACGAGCTGCGCGAGCACCTTTGA
- a CDS encoding carbohydrate ABC transporter permease produces the protein MTVLETKPVATAPVATDAPAVPRRRKRRRPSGWHLFLIPVAFLFLLPFVQMFMASVSPAEELVSFPPPFIPSRIDFGGFVGLFSDTPILRWMLNTVIVSTVAIASHLVLCSLAGYGFARLKFRGRTFGILAILGTIMIPTQLLMIPTYILFARLGIIDGLGAAIVPWLASAFGIFLMRQFFLSLPPELEEAGMIDGANRWQVFMQIILPLAKPALATLAIFTLLNSWNDLVWPLIAINNQDWFTLQLGIANFQGTRRTQWTLLMAANVVATLPLIIFFLFAQKQFVATMTLSGLRG, from the coding sequence ATGACTGTGCTCGAGACGAAGCCCGTCGCCACCGCTCCCGTGGCCACCGACGCGCCGGCCGTGCCGAGGCGTCGCAAGCGCCGTCGCCCGAGCGGCTGGCACCTGTTCCTCATCCCCGTCGCATTCCTGTTCCTGCTGCCGTTCGTGCAGATGTTCATGGCCTCGGTGTCGCCCGCGGAGGAGCTCGTGAGCTTCCCGCCGCCGTTCATCCCCTCGCGCATCGACTTCGGCGGATTCGTGGGACTCTTCTCCGATACGCCCATCCTGCGCTGGATGCTCAACACGGTGATCGTCTCGACCGTCGCCATTGCGTCGCACCTCGTGCTGTGTTCGCTCGCCGGCTACGGGTTCGCCCGCCTCAAGTTCCGCGGCCGCACCTTCGGCATCCTGGCCATCCTCGGCACGATCATGATCCCGACGCAGCTGCTGATGATCCCGACCTACATCCTGTTCGCCCGTCTCGGCATCATCGACGGGCTGGGGGCGGCGATCGTGCCGTGGCTCGCCTCGGCGTTCGGTATCTTCCTCATGCGGCAGTTCTTCCTCTCGCTGCCGCCCGAGCTCGAGGAGGCCGGCATGATCGACGGCGCCAATCGCTGGCAGGTGTTTATGCAGATCATCCTGCCGCTCGCCAAGCCCGCGCTCGCGACCCTCGCGATCTTCACGCTGCTCAACTCATGGAACGACCTGGTCTGGCCGCTCATCGCGATCAACAACCAGGACTGGTTCACGCTGCAGCTCGGCATCGCGAACTTCCAGGGCACCCGCCGCACGCAGTGGACCCTGCTCATGGCCGCGAACGTCGTCGCGACCCTGCCGCTCATCATCTTCTTCCTATTCGCCCAGAAACAGTTCGTCGCGACGATGACGTTGTCGGGCCTGCGCGGATGA
- a CDS encoding carbohydrate ABC transporter permease: MMTTAERATATRGPKPAQRSRRRLVEDLGGWLFVLPASILVLGLSIFPAAWAFILSLQKWDGFSEPEFVGGEQYARLITDDDFHAAILHTGVYTALFVPMSVLAGLFLAVALNRKIRFIGFYRTAIFVPFVASAAATGILSTYLFNPQFGLVNNVLRVIGLPQQKWLEDQHQAMFVIALMSLWGQAAFTTVIYLAALQDVSPELLEAARLDGANAWQSFWSVSWPALRPVTVFVGIWQTIGAIQLFDLVFTTTRGGPLDATKTIVYYLWEQAFRRLDFGYGSAVAYALFFITLAITIGVVIYSRRRGMEAF; encoded by the coding sequence ATGATGACGACTGCTGAGCGAGCAACTGCCACGAGGGGCCCAAAGCCCGCCCAGCGGTCGCGTCGTCGTCTGGTCGAGGACCTGGGCGGATGGCTGTTCGTCCTCCCGGCCTCGATCCTCGTTCTCGGGCTCTCGATCTTCCCGGCCGCGTGGGCCTTCATCCTCTCCCTGCAGAAGTGGGATGGGTTCAGCGAACCCGAGTTCGTCGGCGGCGAGCAGTACGCCCGGCTGATCACGGACGACGACTTCCACGCCGCGATCCTGCACACCGGGGTCTACACCGCGCTGTTCGTTCCGATGTCGGTACTGGCCGGGCTGTTCCTGGCCGTGGCGCTCAACCGCAAGATTCGGTTCATCGGGTTCTATCGCACGGCCATCTTCGTGCCGTTCGTCGCTTCGGCTGCCGCGACGGGCATCCTCTCGACCTATCTGTTCAATCCGCAGTTCGGACTCGTCAACAACGTGCTGCGGGTGATCGGGCTGCCGCAGCAGAAGTGGCTCGAAGACCAGCACCAGGCCATGTTCGTGATCGCCCTGATGTCGCTCTGGGGGCAGGCGGCGTTCACCACGGTCATCTACCTTGCGGCGCTGCAGGATGTCTCTCCCGAACTTCTCGAGGCCGCCCGCCTTGACGGCGCGAACGCCTGGCAGTCGTTCTGGTCGGTGAGCTGGCCGGCCCTGCGCCCCGTCACTGTGTTCGTCGGCATCTGGCAGACCATCGGCGCGATACAACTCTTCGACCTCGTCTTCACCACGACGAGGGGCGGACCACTCGACGCGACGAAGACGATCGTCTACTACCTGTGGGAGCAGGCGTTCCGGCGCCTCGACTTCGGCTACGGATCCGCGGTCGCCTATGCCCTGTTCTTCATCACCCTCGCCATCACCATCGGCGTTGTCATCTACTCGCGTCGTCGCGGCATGGAGGCCTTCTAA